DNA from Daucus carota subsp. sativus chromosome 1, DH1 v3.0, whole genome shotgun sequence:
CTTAGGTATAGAGATTGGCCAGTGCTATGCTCTATAAGGAGTCAAGCTATgctttgtatatttattttcgTGTAGCTAATGCAGCAGCAAGTCGAGTTGAGAGCACACTCTGGACTCTTCTCACGAATTGGATTCGAACCAATATGCTCCCTTCGGCGCGACTTCTCCGTTTAGTCGATCGTGAGTGGGTCTGTCGTCCTCCTCATTATAGTCCTCCTAGAATCAATAGCATTTCGTCGGAATACATCCTGTCTTTTCACCTTAGTAGTCCTATGCATAGTCAGTACTATAGCCCCAATCATGGCTACTAATAAAATCAGACTAGGAACCAAAAACCAGACGGAATAGTAAGTATAAAGTAAATTGCCCAATGTTTCCAAATTAGTCCAACTTCGTACCTTTCCGGCATAAACCATATATCTCAGAGAGGTCGTATTTCTTTGGGTTGGTAGTAATGGAATGCTTTCATTATCTAAAATGAAGAACATTTCCCACCAAAAGATCAGTCCAATAATACCACTCACTGGTAAATAGCGCAATACTTCTTCGTGAATCTCCGCTATTTGAATATGGAACATCATAACAACGAATAGGAATGAAACGGCTATAGCTCCTATATAAACTACTGGGAAGATCATAGCGAAAAAGTCGAGACCTAACAAAAGAAGTAAACCTGAAGTGTTGCGAAAGACTGGGATGGAAAACGAAACGGAATGTACCGGATTTTTAGCACGTACAACCATCAAAGCAGAGACCAAAGCAAGGCTCGACAAAACAGAAAGTATCATAGTACGTCGTCCTTCCCTGAAATGGAACTTTCACGCTGGAGCATGAAAGTTGATCTATTACGACCAGCGCGGTTGTTCGTATTTCATTTGATTCTTCCAGGCCAAGTCCTAACTACATACCTACAAAAGGGCCATACGTATTCAGAATCTCAATAAAGTAACTACTGTCTGTGCCATGACTAATgagatttaaatatattttgtgcaGTCCTATAATTTGTTCTTGCAAAGACTCGTCTATAATAAAGACATTATCGAC
Protein-coding regions in this window:
- the LOC135151263 gene encoding LOW QUALITY PROTEIN: NADH-ubiquinone oxidoreductase chain 6-like (The sequence of the model RefSeq protein was modified relative to this genomic sequence to represent the inferred CDS: deleted 1 base in 1 codon); translated protein: MILSVLSSLALVSALMVVRAKNPVHSVSFSIPVFRNTSGLLLLLGLDFFAMIFPVVYIGAIAVSFLFVVMMFHIQIAEIHEEVLRYLPVSGIIGLIFWWEMFFILDNESIPLLPTQRNTTSLRYMVYAGKVRSWTNLETLGNLLYTYYSVWFLVPSLILLVAMIGAIVLTMHRTTKVKRQDVFRRNAIDSRRTIMRRTTDPSRSTKRRSRAEGSILVRIQFVRRVQSVLSTRLAAALATRK